The nucleotide window GTATGAATATTGCGATACCATCATTAGAAGAACAGAAGAAAATAGCTAACTTTTTTCATTCCATAGATAAAAAACTTCAATTACAAAAAAAGAAAATAGGTAAGCTTAAAGAATATAAAAAGAGTATGATGCAAAGAATATTTAGCCAGGAAATAAGATTTAAAGATGAAAATGGTAATGATTATCCTGAATGGGAAGAGAAAAAAATAGGGGACGTATTAATTGAGGTTAACAACAAAAGTTCTAATTGTAATTTAAGAGTACTGTCATCAACAATTGATGGGGTATATTATCAAGATAAATACTTTAAAAATAGAATTGCTAGTTCAGATACATCCAATTATAAAATCTTAAAAATAAATCAAATTGTGTTTAGTCCACAAAATATTTGGATGGGAAATATTAATTTTAATGATTCTATAGATATAGGTATTGTTTCTCCTTCATATAAGATTTTAGAAGTGAATGGGGAATTTGATAAGCTTTTTATAAAATATTTAATTAAGACTCCAAGATTAATATATGAATATAAGAATTCTTCTGAACAAGGGGCTAGTGTAGTAAGAAGGAATCTGAATATGAAATTATTTAATAATATTAAAGTAGAAATTCCATTAAAAGAAGAACAAACAAAAATAGCAAACT belongs to Tissierellales bacterium and includes:
- a CDS encoding restriction endonuclease subunit S, with the protein product MTEKLIPELRFPGFSGEWEEKKLGDVSYDYSYGMNSAADKFDGINKYIRITDIDEKTNNYNQSDLVSPKNKIEDKYLLDVGDLLFARTGASVGKSYYYKNEDGKVYYAGFLIRFRIKKEFDYRFIFYNTLTSSYSNWVKIMSVRSGQPGINAKEYSSMNIAIPSLEEQKKIANFFHSIDKKLQLQKKKIGKLKEYKKSMMQRIFSQEIRFKDENGNDYPEWEEKKIGDVLIEVNNKSSNCNLRVLSSTIDGVYYQDKYFKNRIASSDTSNYKILKINQIVFSPQNIWMGNINFNDSIDIGIVSPSYKILEVNGEFDKLFIKYLIKTPRLIYEYKNSSEQGASVVRRNLNMKLFNNIKVEIPLKEEQTKIANFLSSIDKKISLEEGKLQMQEEYKRGLMQRMFI